CCCTATTTCCGCAATAACAATTGTAGGGTGGGCAAAGCAGCCCACCCTACTAATTATCCTTTGTTCAGTTGTTTTTTGTCACTTGTCAAATGACTAATAACTAACTTAGTAGGTTTCTACGTGCCAGCGACCGGCTTTTTTGAGGTCTTTCTGGTAATCACTCCAGGTCACGCCTTCCTTAGCAGCTGCTGCTGTTAAAGCTGCATCAATACCATCTTCCATACCGCGCAAACCACAGATGTAGGTGTGGGTCTTTTCATCTTTAATTAATTGCCACAATTCATCTGCATGTTCTGCCACCCGGTCTTGGATGTACATTCTACCACCTTGGGGATTTTTCTGTTCCCGGCTGATGGCGTAAGTCAGGCGGAAGTTATCAGGATATTTTTCCTGAATTTCTTCCAATTCTTGCTTATACAGAATGTTGGGAGTGGTGGGCACACCAAATATCAGCCAAGAGAATCCATTAAACTGGTATTCTGGGTTAGCGGCTCTTTCGGCATCATTAAACATCCGCCACAGATAAGTCCGCATGGGGGCGATACCTGTTCCGGTTGCCATCATGATGACTTTAGCTTCGGGGTCTTCGGGTAATAGCATTTCTTTACCCACTGGCCCTGTGATTTTAACATCTGCTCCTACTTCGATGTGAGTTAGATAAGTTGAGCAAACACCGTAGACTGTTTCGCCGCTTTCTGGGTGCTTGTACTCCAACTGACGGACGCACAGTGATATTGTCTTGTCATCTACATCATCTCCATGACGAGTGGAGGCGATGGAGTAAAGTCTCAGCTTTTCAGGCTTGCCGTTTTTGTCCAATCCTGGGGGAATAATGCCGATACTTTGACCTTCGAGATATTTCAAATTTCCGCCGGAAAGGTCAAATTTGATGTGCTGAACAATACCAATCCCGCCTTCTTGGACTAACGCTTCATTGGAGATTACCTTACCAATAAAAGGAGCGTTGGGTCGGTAAATGTTAACAGGAACATCAGCGTGAGCATCTTTTTTGGCTTTCGCTTGAGTCATGGTGTTGCCTTCTTTATCCTTCTTCTTAAGCTGTTCTGCAGCTGATGATTGAGCGAAGCCTTCGACTTCACTGTTTCCATTCACAGGTGTGGCTTGACCATTTCCCTCACTGTTAGCAAATCCAAATGCAGCTTGACCATTAACTTGCCCTAAAGCACTTATGGTTTGAATACTAACAATTTTGCCGCCTAGGCGAGTGATACGTCGCATTTCTTGATTCATGCGGTTGTAAGGCACTCTGATGAATACACTGCCACTTTTACGAATTGGGTAGTTGGTTGTATCAGTTTCTTCGTTCTGACGCAGACCCACTACTTCGTAAACGAAGACGCGGCTACCTGATTCTGTGTTAGCAGCACCCTCAACAGCACCTTGGTTGTACATTCTTTCTACCACTCCGATCTTTACTTAACCGTTTTTGAAAAAAACCTTTCCCATCTTCAGCAAGCTTTAGTTTACCGGATTTTTGGTTCCCAAAACTGGCTACCTGGAAAAGGGGTATCATCAAGCTAATGCCTTGCTAAGTACACTCACCAAAGACATGCAGGCTGCGCCAAAACACACCTGTTCACCTTCTACGGTAGAGGATAAGTCTTTTGGAGAATGTTAATAATGAGTCAATTTAATCTTTTTTTTCGATGAACTACCACCCGAAGTGTTCGGGTAGGTTGTCATGTGTTGTACTGACACCTTAATCATACCATGTTCATGGCAATTAAAATTACCAACATATCCA
The Gloeotrichia echinulata CP02 DNA segment above includes these coding regions:
- a CDS encoding ferredoxin-NADP reductase; translated protein: MYNQGAVEGAANTESGSRVFVYEVVGLRQNEETDTTNYPIRKSGSVFIRVPYNRMNQEMRRITRLGGKIVSIQTISALGQVNGQAAFGFANSEGNGQATPVNGNSEVEGFAQSSAAEQLKKKDKEGNTMTQAKAKKDAHADVPVNIYRPNAPFIGKVISNEALVQEGGIGIVQHIKFDLSGGNLKYLEGQSIGIIPPGLDKNGKPEKLRLYSIASTRHGDDVDDKTISLCVRQLEYKHPESGETVYGVCSTYLTHIEVGADVKITGPVGKEMLLPEDPEAKVIMMATGTGIAPMRTYLWRMFNDAERAANPEYQFNGFSWLIFGVPTTPNILYKQELEEIQEKYPDNFRLTYAISREQKNPQGGRMYIQDRVAEHADELWQLIKDEKTHTYICGLRGMEDGIDAALTAAAAKEGVTWSDYQKDLKKAGRWHVETY